In Actinomycetes bacterium, one genomic interval encodes:
- a CDS encoding permease prefix domain 1-containing protein, giving the protein MSDSPLEAYLDQLFAQAGALPPREARHLLAEAEEHLRDETERGVAAGLERTAAERAAVDRFGPVHEVVGAEARRQGVPLRVLVREVFATALLLGAVGALAVGASGVIALVIGLIGGNGALAAVRPDQVLAPADCARWLALSPHATSCRAAAIEDWAGEVVTYRIAMGLLGAVALALFWALRRRPDGRRRWALLPGSVVDTIAMCLFGAAGVWTLALGVDALVTQGGSGAGQWLSAAPVALAAATVYGLRLVSDLRRAPAQVSPA; this is encoded by the coding sequence ATGAGCGACTCCCCGCTGGAGGCCTACCTGGACCAGCTCTTCGCGCAGGCGGGCGCGCTGCCGCCGCGCGAGGCCCGCCACCTGCTCGCCGAGGCCGAGGAGCATCTGCGGGACGAGACCGAGCGTGGGGTGGCGGCCGGACTGGAGCGCACCGCGGCCGAGCGGGCCGCCGTCGACCGCTTCGGGCCGGTGCACGAGGTCGTGGGTGCCGAGGCCCGCCGGCAGGGCGTACCGCTGCGCGTGCTGGTCCGGGAGGTGTTCGCGACCGCGCTGCTGCTCGGAGCCGTCGGGGCGCTCGCGGTGGGTGCCAGCGGGGTCATCGCGCTGGTCATCGGGCTCATCGGCGGCAACGGCGCGCTGGCCGCGGTACGGCCCGACCAGGTGCTCGCCCCCGCCGACTGCGCTCGCTGGCTCGCGCTCAGCCCGCACGCGACGAGCTGCCGGGCCGCCGCGATCGAGGACTGGGCCGGCGAGGTCGTGACGTACCGGATCGCAATGGGTCTGCTCGGTGCCGTGGCGCTCGCGCTCTTCTGGGCCCTGCGCCGCCGACCCGACGGGCGCCGGCGCTGGGCCCTGCTGCCCGGCTCGGTGGTGGACACCATCGCCATGTGCCTGTTCGGCGCGGCTGGGGTCTGGACCCTCGCGCTGGGCGTTGACGCCCTGGTGACCCAGGGCGGCTCCGGAGCGGGGCAGTGGCTGAGCGCCGCGCCGGTCGCCTTGGCCGCGGCGACGGTGTACGGCCTTCGGCTCGTGAGCGACCTCCGCCGCGCGCCCGCCCAGGTGTCGCCCGCGTAG
- a CDS encoding ABC transporter permease subunit, giving the protein MSVDAGRIRAIYRKELREYRRTSTIVATMMALPVGVATFPLLFVLSMPTSAAHTLQGDPLIVLLGIPALVPTTIAAYAVVGERTQGSLEPVLTTAIPGDELLLAKALAALLPSLVVSYGVFALFALITTVFAHPGVAAAVLSWQDVSVQILFTPLLAVLTIWIGIAVSTRTTDVRVAQQLAALAGLPILLVCYLVAFDVIPASIAVAVVLAVVLVVADLLGWRVVSVAFDRERLITSTR; this is encoded by the coding sequence GTGAGCGTCGATGCCGGGAGGATCCGTGCGATCTACCGCAAGGAGCTCCGTGAGTACCGCCGGACCAGCACGATCGTGGCCACGATGATGGCCCTGCCCGTCGGCGTGGCCACCTTCCCGTTGCTGTTCGTGCTCTCGATGCCCACCTCGGCCGCGCACACCCTCCAGGGCGATCCGCTCATCGTCCTGTTGGGGATCCCGGCCCTCGTGCCCACGACGATCGCCGCGTATGCCGTCGTCGGCGAGCGGACGCAGGGGTCCTTGGAACCGGTCCTGACCACGGCCATCCCCGGTGACGAGCTGCTGCTCGCCAAGGCACTGGCCGCGCTCCTGCCCTCACTCGTCGTCTCCTACGGAGTCTTCGCCCTGTTCGCGCTCATCACCACGGTGTTCGCCCACCCGGGCGTGGCGGCCGCCGTTCTGAGCTGGCAGGACGTGTCGGTGCAGATCCTGTTCACGCCGTTGCTGGCAGTCCTGACCATCTGGATCGGCATCGCCGTCTCGACCCGCACCACGGACGTCAGGGTGGCTCAACAACTGGCCGCCCTGGCCGGCCTCCCGATACTCCTCGTCTGCTACCTGGTCGCCTTCGACGTCATTCCCGCGTCGATCGCGGTCGCCGTCGTCCTGGCTGTGGTCCTCGTCGTCGCTGACCTTCTCGGCTGGCGGGTCGTCTCGGTGGCCTTCGACCGAGAACGACTGATCACCAGCACTCGCTGA
- a CDS encoding ABC transporter permease subunit codes for MSAATVVQPTTRRPGAVVGVQTSRQAGRSALLWGAVFALYVAASALGYASAYPTQAERDRLAQSLGSNPAVSAIIGPAHAIDTVAGFTAWRTLGVLSIAGAVWGLLLGTKLLRGEEDAGRWEHLLSGRTTRRRAAAQALVGLGIGIVVLWAIPAVAAVAVGRSSKVGVGAGPALFLALSLVCSAAMFLALGALASQLAPTRRQAAAWCGAVLGVAYGLRMVADSGVGLDWLRWLTPLGWVEQLRPLAGDEVAPLVPILALIAAAVVATVELAGRRDLGASTMPDRQDARARTALLGGPTRLGVRLTRPVALAWAAGAVVWGLLLGSIAKSAGESLAGNSTISSIVSKLGAAGASAKVYLGLAFLIIATMVSLVAAVQAGATRAEESSGRLDHILVRPYSRTAWFTGRLAIALALVAAVGLAAGLGTWIGAALQNSSLGLPSLLGASLNVLPPGVLVVGVGALAMGFWPRGTALAAYGVVAWSFLVELIGGVVNANHWLLDLSILHHMSAAPAIAPDWGRNAVVLALGAAAMVVGGIGFARRDLAGD; via the coding sequence ATGAGCGCGGCGACCGTCGTCCAGCCGACCACCCGGCGCCCCGGGGCGGTGGTGGGCGTCCAGACGAGCAGGCAGGCCGGCCGGTCGGCACTGCTCTGGGGGGCGGTGTTCGCGCTGTACGTCGCCGCGTCCGCCCTCGGCTACGCCTCGGCCTATCCCACGCAGGCCGAGCGCGACCGGCTGGCGCAGTCCCTGGGCTCCAACCCGGCCGTGTCGGCGATCATCGGCCCCGCGCACGCCATCGACACGGTGGCCGGGTTCACCGCGTGGCGCACCCTCGGCGTGCTGAGCATCGCCGGTGCCGTGTGGGGGCTGCTCCTCGGCACCAAGCTGCTGCGCGGCGAGGAGGACGCCGGACGATGGGAGCACCTGCTCTCCGGACGGACCACGCGCCGGCGCGCCGCGGCCCAGGCCCTCGTCGGGCTCGGCATCGGCATCGTCGTGCTCTGGGCGATCCCCGCCGTCGCCGCCGTCGCGGTCGGGCGTTCCTCGAAGGTCGGGGTCGGGGCCGGGCCGGCGCTGTTCCTGGCGCTGTCCCTCGTCTGCTCGGCGGCCATGTTCCTCGCCCTCGGCGCACTGGCCAGCCAGCTGGCGCCGACACGTCGGCAGGCGGCGGCGTGGTGCGGGGCGGTGCTCGGGGTGGCGTACGGGCTGCGCATGGTCGCCGACTCCGGCGTCGGCCTGGACTGGCTTCGCTGGCTGACCCCCCTCGGGTGGGTGGAGCAGCTGCGACCGCTGGCCGGGGACGAGGTGGCGCCGCTCGTGCCGATCCTCGCCCTCATCGCCGCGGCGGTGGTCGCCACCGTCGAGCTGGCCGGCCGCCGTGACCTCGGCGCCTCCACGATGCCGGACCGCCAGGACGCCCGGGCGCGCACGGCGCTGCTGGGCGGGCCGACCCGCCTCGGTGTGCGGCTGACCCGGCCGGTGGCGCTCGCCTGGGCGGCCGGGGCGGTCGTCTGGGGGCTGCTGCTCGGCAGCATCGCGAAGTCGGCTGGTGAGTCCCTCGCCGGGAACTCGACGATCAGCAGCATCGTCTCGAAGCTGGGGGCGGCCGGGGCCAGCGCGAAGGTCTACCTCGGGCTGGCCTTCCTCATCATCGCGACCATGGTGTCCCTGGTGGCCGCCGTCCAGGCCGGGGCGACGCGGGCGGAGGAGTCCAGCGGGCGACTCGACCACATCCTGGTGCGCCCGTACTCGCGGACCGCGTGGTTCACCGGGCGGCTGGCGATCGCGCTCGCGCTCGTCGCAGCCGTCGGGCTGGCCGCGGGCCTCGGCACGTGGATCGGGGCCGCGCTGCAGAACTCCAGCCTGGGGCTGCCGTCGCTGCTGGGTGCTTCCCTCAACGTCCTGCCGCCGGGCGTCCTCGTCGTGGGAGTCGGAGCCCTGGCGATGGGCTTCTGGCCGAGGGGGACCGCGCTGGCGGCGTACGGCGTCGTCGCCTGGTCCTTCCTCGTCGAGCTGATCGGCGGCGTCGTCAACGCCAACCACTGGCTGCTCGACCTGTCGATCCTGCACCACATGAGCGCCGCCCCCGCGATCGCACCGGACTGGGGCCGCAACGCCGTCGTGCTGGCCCTAGGCGCCGCGGCCATGGTGGTCGGGGGCATCGGGTTCGCCCGCCGCGACCTCGCCGGCGACTGA
- a CDS encoding helix-turn-helix transcriptional regulator: MSTDRLRGQLDLVLLGALADSPGHGYEVISTLRERSEGFLDLAEGSVYPALHRLEDQGLLASDWQPVSGRRRRVYRITPDGRTALRAQTRDWHALRAAVDRVLRPIGLADNPAASPA, translated from the coding sequence ATGTCGACCGACCGGCTGCGTGGCCAGCTCGACCTGGTGCTGCTCGGCGCGCTCGCCGACTCCCCCGGGCACGGCTACGAGGTGATCTCCACCCTGCGCGAGCGCAGCGAGGGCTTCCTCGACCTCGCCGAGGGCTCGGTCTACCCGGCGCTGCACCGCCTCGAGGACCAGGGTCTGCTGGCCAGCGACTGGCAGCCCGTCTCGGGCCGCCGGCGGCGGGTCTACCGGATCACCCCGGACGGCCGTACGGCGCTGCGCGCGCAGACCCGTGACTGGCACGCGCTGCGCGCCGCGGTCGACCGCGTGCTGCGCCCGATCGGCCTCGCCGACAATCCCGCGGCGAGCCCGGCATGA
- a CDS encoding helix-turn-helix domain-containing protein translates to MVRTASTMFAAHGYSAVSVRTIANAVHADVAAIYYYFRSKDALLAAVLAPYLAQQISVTETANAAPRAQRARTLLTGLVDARVTHPEAAAIVNDPAIRDLPRRRAEIEHVNSQATHSLLITTTGRGARQRVELALTLVAHGPVTARSRSHTLDAAVRLIEVV, encoded by the coding sequence ATGGTCCGCACGGCCTCGACGATGTTCGCGGCTCACGGCTATAGCGCGGTCTCGGTGAGAACCATCGCGAACGCTGTGCATGCGGATGTCGCTGCGATCTACTACTACTTCCGGTCCAAGGACGCCCTGCTCGCCGCAGTTCTCGCGCCCTACCTTGCTCAGCAAATCAGTGTCACCGAGACGGCGAACGCTGCCCCCAGAGCCCAGCGAGCTCGAACCCTGCTGACCGGCCTCGTCGACGCGCGCGTCACCCATCCGGAGGCAGCAGCCATAGTGAACGATCCGGCGATAAGGGACTTGCCCCGGCGTCGAGCCGAAATCGAGCACGTCAACTCTCAGGCGACCCACAGTTTGCTAATCACGACCACCGGCCGGGGGGCCAGGCAGCGCGTTGAACTCGCGCTGACGCTTGTGGCGCATGGGCCGGTGACGGCACGATCTCGTTCACACACGTTGGACGCGGCAGTACGGCTCATCGAGGTCGTCTAG
- a CDS encoding VOC family protein — MITAAHVLLFSSDAEADRAFLRDVLGWPFERAGGPGDDWLIFRLPPAEVAVHPTEGEPTAQLHLMCDDLTATLAELAAHGVRPTAEPRDLGWGIFTTIPMPSGAELGLYEPRHRTAHQL, encoded by the coding sequence GTGATCACCGCTGCGCACGTCCTGCTGTTCAGCTCCGACGCAGAGGCCGACCGGGCGTTCCTCCGTGACGTCCTGGGCTGGCCGTTCGAGCGCGCCGGCGGCCCGGGGGACGACTGGCTCATCTTCCGGCTGCCTCCCGCCGAGGTCGCCGTGCACCCCACCGAGGGCGAGCCCACCGCGCAGCTGCATCTCATGTGCGACGACCTGACGGCGACACTGGCCGAGCTGGCCGCCCACGGAGTCCGGCCGACCGCCGAGCCCCGGGACCTGGGCTGGGGGATCTTCACGACGATCCCGATGCCCAGCGGAGCAGAGCTGGGCCTGTACGAGCCGAGGCACCGCACGGCCCACCAGCTCTGA
- a CDS encoding ABC transporter ATP-binding protein yields MSSAAIRTEGLSKSFGGVRALADLDLEIAPGEVFGYLGPNGAGKTTTIRLLLGLIRPTSGRAEIFGLDALRDTVDAHRRVAYVPGEANLWPSLTGSETLTLLGKVQGAADPAYRAELIERFDLDPSKKVRAYSKGNRQKVVLIAALMTRADLLLLDEPTAGLDPLMEQVFRGCVAEARVRGQTVFLSSHILSEVEALCDRVGILRRGVLVDQGTLAELRHLAALTVEASFDGPVPDLSAVPGVTKVEVSGRTARCQVTGPVQPLLETLAHAGVRELLSREPSLEELFLAHYGDGEGGTAP; encoded by the coding sequence TCGGCGGCGTCCGGGCGCTCGCCGACCTCGACCTCGAGATCGCCCCTGGCGAGGTGTTCGGCTACCTCGGGCCCAACGGGGCGGGGAAGACGACCACGATCCGGCTGCTGCTGGGGCTGATCCGGCCCACCTCCGGGCGGGCCGAGATCTTCGGGCTGGACGCGCTGCGCGACACGGTGGACGCGCACCGCCGCGTGGCCTACGTCCCCGGGGAGGCCAACCTGTGGCCGTCGCTGACCGGCAGCGAGACCCTCACCCTGCTCGGGAAGGTCCAGGGCGCGGCCGACCCGGCGTACCGCGCCGAGCTGATCGAGCGCTTCGACCTCGACCCGTCCAAGAAGGTCCGGGCCTATTCGAAGGGCAACCGGCAGAAGGTCGTGCTCATCGCGGCCCTGATGACGCGCGCCGACCTGCTGCTGCTCGACGAGCCGACCGCCGGCCTGGACCCGCTGATGGAGCAGGTGTTCCGCGGCTGCGTCGCCGAGGCCCGCGTGCGGGGACAGACCGTCTTCCTGTCCTCGCACATCCTGAGCGAGGTGGAGGCGCTCTGCGACCGGGTCGGGATCCTGCGCCGAGGGGTGCTGGTCGACCAGGGCACCCTCGCCGAGCTGCGCCATCTCGCGGCGCTCACCGTCGAGGCGAGTTTCGACGGGCCGGTGCCGGACCTGTCGGCCGTACCCGGCGTCACCAAGGTCGAGGTGAGCGGTCGGACCGCCCGCTGCCAGGTCACCGGACCGGTCCAGCCGCTGCTGGAGACCCTGGCTCACGCGGGAGTTCGTGAGCTGCTGAGCCGGGAGCCCTCCCTCGAGGAGCTGTTCCTCGCCCACTACGGCGACGGCGAGGGCGGGACCGCCCCATGA
- a CDS encoding ABC transporter ATP-binding protein, with product MTTLTKRFGDRVAFEDVSLEVGRGEVFGFLGPNGAGKTTMVRTLGALIAPTSGSATVAGLALTEENAVSIRDRIAVMPETPGLYLRLTVAENLECFAGLYGVRDPHARIAHVLSAVGLTDRAAEPCGKLSKGLRQRVSLARVMLNDAEVVFLDEPTSGLDPEASREVYEIIQGLGDRGVTVFLTTHRLDEAERLCHRVALLNTTLRAVGRPDELRARLFGAGVEIRTRLPLADPAGVFAGLPGVDAWEQQGPTTYLLTVSDASASAPEAVRALVAAGADVLSLTQSRHSLEDVYLSLISGDTEQGEP from the coding sequence GTGACGACTCTGACCAAGCGGTTCGGCGATCGGGTGGCGTTCGAGGATGTCAGCCTCGAGGTGGGGCGAGGCGAGGTGTTCGGGTTCCTCGGCCCCAACGGGGCCGGGAAGACGACCATGGTGCGAACCCTCGGTGCCCTGATCGCTCCTACGTCGGGATCTGCGACCGTGGCCGGCCTCGCCCTGACAGAAGAGAACGCGGTCAGCATCCGGGACCGCATCGCGGTCATGCCTGAGACACCCGGGCTGTACCTGCGCCTGACCGTCGCCGAGAACCTCGAATGCTTCGCCGGGCTGTACGGGGTCCGCGACCCGCATGCCCGCATCGCCCACGTTCTCTCGGCGGTGGGCCTGACCGACCGAGCCGCCGAACCCTGCGGGAAGCTGTCGAAGGGTCTGCGCCAACGCGTGAGCCTCGCGCGGGTCATGCTCAACGACGCCGAGGTCGTGTTCCTGGACGAGCCGACCTCCGGCCTGGACCCCGAGGCCTCGCGGGAGGTGTACGAGATCATCCAGGGACTCGGTGACCGCGGGGTCACCGTCTTCCTGACCACCCATCGCCTGGACGAGGCCGAGCGCCTGTGTCATCGAGTCGCGTTGCTCAACACCACGTTGCGCGCCGTCGGTCGGCCCGACGAGCTCAGGGCCCGTCTGTTCGGGGCCGGGGTGGAGATCAGAACCCGGCTTCCCCTCGCTGACCCGGCCGGGGTGTTCGCCGGGCTGCCGGGGGTCGACGCGTGGGAGCAGCAGGGGCCGACCACGTACCTGCTGACGGTGAGCGACGCCTCGGCGTCAGCACCCGAAGCAGTCCGGGCGCTGGTCGCGGCCGGCGCCGACGTCTTGTCCCTGACCCAGTCACGCCACTCCCTGGAGGACGTGTACCTGAGCCTGATCAGCGGCGACACCGAGCAGGGCGAGCCGTGA
- a CDS encoding DHA2 family efflux MFS transporter permease subunit, with protein sequence MVVAETGVGDASSLVHRRRWAILGVLVVSILVVTLDNTVLNVALPSIQEELGATQSQQEWIIDGYTLAFAALLFPYGVTGDLIGRRRVLFWGLLLFGLGSLASAYAATPDRLIAMRVVMGCGAAAVFPATLAIITNVFDGAERGRAIAIWAGFSGLAVGIGPLVGGALLDAGYWWGSVFLINVPIVAAGLVGIAVLVPESRDDHPRDLDVRGVLLAVAGLVLLVYGLIRAGESSDWTSPRVLLSMLAGVAVLAWFVLIERRNPDAALDMTWFRNPSFSSAVTALTLVAFALFGVMLFGTYYLQFDRGYSPLRAGSMLLPLAVGIGVFAPLSSVLTARFGPRAVCASGLALIGLSFGSFTVVDLATSVWVLETILFGLGVGFGLAMAPATTVVLESLPPQRAGAGSSVNSTVRQVGGALGVAVLGSVLSTVYRSQITSSLSVLPAPVRRPAGESIGATQVVVTKLAALLPDRGLALLHAASDAFIHAMHVTAAISGGVMVVAVAVVLVFMPPRRAGREATAAGPGRSASSRAARTPMP encoded by the coding sequence ATGGTCGTCGCCGAGACCGGCGTTGGCGACGCCTCCAGCCTGGTCCACCGGAGGCGCTGGGCGATCCTCGGTGTCCTCGTGGTGAGCATCCTCGTCGTGACGCTGGACAACACGGTGCTCAACGTGGCTCTGCCGAGCATCCAGGAGGAGCTGGGTGCCACGCAGAGCCAGCAGGAATGGATCATCGACGGCTACACCCTGGCCTTCGCCGCGCTGCTCTTCCCGTACGGCGTCACCGGCGACCTCATCGGCCGGCGAAGGGTCCTGTTCTGGGGCTTGCTGCTGTTCGGGCTCGGCTCGCTCGCGTCGGCGTACGCCGCGACGCCAGACCGGCTCATCGCGATGCGCGTGGTCATGGGCTGCGGTGCCGCCGCCGTGTTCCCTGCGACGCTGGCCATCATCACCAACGTCTTCGACGGCGCCGAACGAGGACGCGCGATCGCGATCTGGGCGGGCTTCAGCGGGCTGGCGGTGGGCATCGGCCCGTTGGTGGGCGGAGCCTTGCTCGACGCGGGCTACTGGTGGGGCTCGGTGTTCCTCATCAACGTCCCGATCGTGGCGGCGGGACTGGTCGGGATCGCCGTCCTCGTCCCGGAGTCCCGCGACGACCACCCGCGCGACCTCGACGTACGCGGCGTGCTGCTCGCGGTCGCCGGCCTCGTGCTCCTCGTCTACGGGCTGATCCGCGCCGGGGAGAGCTCCGACTGGACCAGCCCCCGTGTCCTCCTCTCGATGCTCGCCGGAGTCGCCGTCCTCGCCTGGTTCGTGCTCATCGAGCGCCGCAACCCGGACGCGGCGCTGGACATGACCTGGTTCCGCAACCCGTCGTTCTCATCCGCGGTCACGGCCCTGACGCTCGTGGCGTTCGCGCTCTTCGGGGTCATGCTCTTCGGCACGTACTACCTGCAGTTCGACCGCGGGTACAGCCCGCTGCGGGCCGGCAGCATGCTGCTGCCGCTGGCCGTGGGGATCGGAGTGTTCGCCCCGCTCAGCTCGGTGCTGACCGCACGGTTCGGGCCGCGGGCCGTGTGCGCGTCGGGGCTGGCCCTCATCGGCTTGTCGTTCGGGTCGTTCACCGTCGTCGACCTGGCTACCTCGGTGTGGGTGCTCGAGACGATCCTGTTCGGGCTGGGTGTCGGGTTCGGGCTGGCCATGGCGCCGGCGACGACCGTGGTCCTCGAGAGCCTGCCGCCCCAGCGCGCGGGCGCCGGCTCGTCGGTCAACAGCACCGTCCGGCAGGTCGGCGGAGCTCTGGGGGTCGCCGTGCTCGGGTCGGTCCTGTCGACGGTGTACCGCTCTCAGATCACCTCGTCGCTGTCGGTGCTGCCCGCTCCGGTACGCCGACCCGCCGGAGAGTCCATCGGCGCCACGCAAGTCGTTGTTACGAAACTCGCCGCCCTGCTCCCCGACCGTGGGCTCGCGCTGCTGCACGCGGCCAGCGACGCCTTCATCCACGCGATGCACGTGACAGCCGCGATCAGCGGTGGCGTGATGGTGGTCGCGGTCGCCGTCGTCCTCGTCTTCATGCCGCCGCGCCGGGCCGGACGCGAGGCTACGGCAGCAGGCCCTGGTCGGTCGGCTTCGTCGCGAGCAGCGCGTACGCCCATGCCCTGA
- a CDS encoding flavodoxin domain-containing protein has protein sequence MAQVLVAYATKNGSTEQVARVVAGVMGEAGARVDVRPAGAVKETLERYSLVVLGGALYRGRWHRDARRFLRRHRGDLVHRRVAVFGMGPREDDGAAWQRSRTQLDNALARYPTLTPTSVAVFGGVDPKGRKGARRDLRDWDAIRAWAYALLATKPTDQGLLP, from the coding sequence ATGGCCCAGGTGCTCGTGGCGTACGCCACCAAGAACGGCTCCACCGAGCAGGTCGCGAGGGTCGTCGCGGGAGTGATGGGCGAGGCGGGGGCCCGGGTCGACGTACGCCCTGCCGGCGCGGTCAAGGAAACGCTCGAGCGCTACTCACTCGTCGTGCTGGGCGGAGCCCTCTACCGCGGCCGGTGGCACCGCGATGCCCGACGCTTCCTCCGCCGGCATCGTGGCGATCTCGTGCACCGCCGCGTGGCGGTCTTCGGGATGGGGCCGCGCGAGGACGACGGGGCGGCCTGGCAGCGTTCGCGCACCCAGCTGGACAACGCCTTGGCCAGGTACCCGACGCTGACGCCGACGTCCGTCGCCGTCTTCGGCGGGGTCGACCCCAAGGGGCGCAAGGGGGCGCGGCGCGACCTGCGGGACTGGGACGCGATCAGGGCATGGGCGTACGCGCTGCTCGCGACGAAGCCGACCGACCAGGGCCTGCTGCCGTAG